A region of the Oncorhynchus nerka isolate Pitt River linkage group LG26, Oner_Uvic_2.0, whole genome shotgun sequence genome:
TGCTGAGAAATTAGTAATGCAATGCAGTTGGATCATGTGAAGGCAGTCGCCTCCATAGAGACCGCATAGGGCCTATCAAATCCTCATTCACATGCAGCCTAGAAATGAATTTAATAGTCAAATAGTTGTAGCAATACTGCACTTCCCATAGTAGCCGGTTGCGAGTATTTCGTATTTGAGTGGATATAGCCAAAATGTTGTATTCAGTGGGCCAGTATTTATTTTATGTTTAGTTTATTGGCTTACAAAAACTGGttgcagttttgaaactgcagtaaacGTGTATTTGACTCTGGTATTTTGGACAAagtaattgcagaataactgcaggtTGTTATACTGCACTGTAACTAACTGCAGTGAGTTATACTGCACTGTAACTAACTGCAGTGAGTTATACTGCACTGTAACTAACTGCAGTGAGTTATACTGCACTGTAACTAACTGCAGTGAGTTATACTGCACTGTAACTAACTGCAGTGAGTTATACTGCACTGTAACTAACTGCAGTTGCACTGGAAGAATTACTGCAGTAGAAGAACTGTGTTATTTTGTACAcagtatttgcagcatactgcaATTATACTCACTCTAATGGCAGTTATACTGCAATCTTTTTCGTAAGGGTGAGCACCAATATCAAATGAATTACAAGGCATTTCTATGAAGTCAACCTCAATAACACATAGTTTATCTGTTCTGTGGGTCAGACTGCGTGGTTTGGAGAATGGTGGGACATGACTGTCACTGGATTTACATTTGCAGTGTTCTTTCTCAAACATTCCAAATCCTGTTTGTCTGATTTTGTCACTCAGTGGAAACTGAACGCACCAGAAGAGCAGCGAGTCACACAGGTGTAGCCTATGGGTATAGATGACAGCCCTCCCTGAGACGGAGACACTGCCCTGTGGGAGGAGTGGCACGTGTTTTGGTTTCACTCAGCCAGTGCATTAGACTTCCAGGCAGATAGGTTCGGGATCTTAGCCTAATGAAATCAGCTTTATTCTCGCTGTTGGAGCTATAGTAAAATCCCGTGGTGTCGCACACAGCTGTTATTAGGATTTTGGGTGATTCCATGGTGCACCAGCAGTGTGGATAGCACTGCCAGGCAGCGCGTAAAGGCTCCAGGATGACACCATTAGACGGACATCAAGCGGAGGAACGGGACTCGCAGAGCCAGGAGGACTCAGAGTGTCCCGTGTGTTATGAAAGTCTCTCCGGCACGGAGAGGACCCTGAGCTGCGGACACGTTTTCTGCCACGACTGTCTGGTCAAAACCTTGGTCAGTATCAACAGGGACGGCGTCATCAGAGACACCATCATCTGTCCCGTCTGCCGACACCTGACTTTCATCAAGAAGCAACAGGAGGTTGGGGTTCCTCTCGCCCCGGGGAAAGAGGCCGAGGAAGGAGGCGGGCAGACCTTGAAGGTTCCTGTCCCTCCACCAGCACCTGGTAACCCACAGCATCACCATGAAGCACGACGCGCGTCAGGGCATAGTAGCTCATCGTCTGATTCAAGTGGACTGAGCTGGATTGTGAGACGTTTTAGGTGGATTTCAGAGAGATGCAGGAGTCGACGGATACTGTCACTGATCACTCCCGACCACAGAAACTCTCAGATTTTCATCATCAGTGCCCAGGGCCGACCCATGGCTGATGAAGATGCGGTGAGCCTGGACACTATGCCTGTTGTTCTCCAACCCAACCGCAGGAGACGGCGCGTCAAGATTTGTACAACAGCACGTTGCTTGGTCGTTCTGCTTGTGATATTCACATTGATGGCAATGGTAGCTGCCACACTTCCTTGGATTATATTGGCATAGTCCACAAAGCCAGAGCCATATGGCTCTAGCATATGCATGGTGCGTCATTGCGCACTACGTGATCGTCATCACTATGTCTTGTTATTGTATGGTCATTTTCTCTTCTCTCATGCTCTCATGAAGACAATGTATTGCACTTAATTAACTGAAACGTGTCACTTTGTCCATTctgtcaatatatatatatatatatatatattgtagtgCCATATAGTTTGAACTTGTCCAGTGTGTTCCTTGTGTTCCTGTTTGTACTCAATGCTCTGGACAGGATCTCATTAAGTCACTGAAGGAAACAGGGCTGGTTCAGTCACTGGTGTCTGCAAAGAAAGTGATAGTTTATGGAATGACTGAGAGGAAAAGGCATTGTCTTATTTCCTACATTTATACACTTTCTGATGGTGGTTTGGTTAATAATGGTTGAAATATTGGTCCCAAGATCAAAAGAAGAAGAGGTCCCTGTGAACATGCCTCCATATTCACCCCATTACCATGGTAACTACCGATGCTCACCATATAACTGCCCCATATGTTGTTGGCAACAAGTCCTCAATAAAGAATGGTGAGGGTTGCAATCCCAGCACCTCTCATGGAGACCATTGTCGTGTGTTTCTGGTTGTaagttgttttacctgtttaaTGAGAACTTCAGTGACATTTACAAGGACAGGCTACAGTGACTTCATTAGAAGGACTAGATAACCAACACATCATGTgccaaaatattttttatgtCCTACCGGCACGTGGTACATTCTGACAATGcaaacagagaaagggagacagaaacagagactgacacagagacacatgagaGGCaccgagacagaaagagacaccaagacacagagagaaagtgcACTATCAAATGCCTTCAGTATCCTCGGCAAATAATTCATGTGAGTCCCTGGCAGGTTGAAGGAGCAGGACCGACTTGCAGGTGAAGATGAGCATGGGTCGGGGATTGATTGCTGTAAAGAGAGACTTGGGGCACGGGAACACTGAGGTGTTGTCTTACAACTGACACCACATAGAGGCCCTGCTATACCAacaccagggagagagagttagctctgCTTTCTCTATTGTGAAGGGAACAACGTCTACAGTTTATAATGGACAAGGAATGTACAGCATTGGAGGATCTGATACAGGGCCAATATAGTTGTGTAGGCTACATGGTGAACATGAGAGGACAGTCAAGTGTTACAGAGCCACTTACAGTAAAGTGTTACAGAGAAACGTACAGTCAAATGTTAACTAGTTTATTATGTCAGGAACAAGGTTTCTGGAATGTGCTTTATCAACGTCTCCATCCTCCATgtgttctctctttcctctgcttgTCTAGTTGTTCCTGTTTAACTGGTTGGTTAGCAACCAACCAACCGCCTCAGCTGTTCTggatcctccctcccttctttcttccctgtgagagggaggagggagatgggaagggagggagggggagagagggcggtggtgggggagggagggagaggggagggtgggtaGAGAAGTGTAATAATGAATTTCAGTTAATGACTAAGTAATTGAGTAATAAAACCTACTCTTACTGTGAGACTGGATGAGTGACATTCT
Encoded here:
- the LOC115117506 gene encoding RING finger protein 222, with product MTPLDGHQAEERDSQSQEDSECPVCYESLSGTERTLSCGHVFCHDCLVKTLVSINRDGVIRDTIICPVCRHLTFIKKQQEVGVPLAPGKEAEEGGGQTLKVPVPPPAPGNPQHHHEARRASGHSSSSSDSSGLSWIVRRFRWISERCRSRRILSLITPDHRNSQIFIISAQGRPMADEDAVSLDTMPVVLQPNRRRRRVKICTTARCLVVLLVIFTLMAMVAATLPWIILA